Proteins from a single region of Puntigrus tetrazona isolate hp1 chromosome 2, ASM1883169v1, whole genome shotgun sequence:
- the ccdc18 gene encoding coiled-coil domain-containing protein 18 isoform X2, whose translation MFRGNRGLVEDVVSLRNQLRLTEKNLQSLGEQLSQSGNDIIGENNNRSAVDGFPGRLTLEDLQKPDPGLPRGAYSHPEKRACACDFRSDRDMETEMSVLRKKLITIRQENTSLAMENSKLISDIEAAQLELVSSKSKIRLLGSTLGARTSSLSDTKERILGIEAELETQTKALEAAEQKLEEREQTVMQCNRLVEKLRDELRVVKAELAERARLGKRAEQQRNQALRNAEKLTVTFKEYKEDVSEKLRKVLESEGQLKVSLMECDGEREELERKCAELEREKDDLCHNICELKEAQSRSESLSTEHVQLQSQVQRLSDQLQRNLADKEAQLQEMAGLRKDNEDLRLLTACQEQRVAHALREKDQDRAELTSLESILDFLHNREGALCVNPCLLPDLSYTSTAESLKHKPGERYQKLLGVLQKVEMEKTRHASAAQGLQERLTRAQEEISSLQTSITERSSHYQQLHNQLLDKATQATSLEKELKKKSSRVTVLEKQLQEKSAAYSQAVMKTSKLEQDLLEKSSSIQHYQSVMNKKQKEYQQTIEKIKIAQSHKCKELEDRIEVLQLSLAQKRTEFEELEQNVTDLHTEKQQSQQRAALLQAVIDELTQDFEAKSKCSEEAFRNVEEQAADSASMVRNLQTELSSCKEELNRYLQQMEDVKKHHDRQLELKNSELCQVQEELKRNRVAYQSSSEENLQLQHSIQNQHTMLQESTLRIAQLEESQSQLQTQVSQLEQDLEKERTALSQVLRKREREVEEVTQEVQKKERQAAELSGSITQLSSEMSKCRVELSDMELELLRLRRDSTTKASQLNQMEETLKETKGLLDKKSDIVMDLEEKLHRSEMDRRNSLQRAQLLEGQLQEVRGELADTLDHLQELRDLLQRTQLTSDQQQATIDKLAAELRESQRELEERNHEVLDLDSALKERQGELQQRAQLVGQLDLAIKEHKLEMEKNVEFLQEALEKSQKELREKDQQIQFLMERLEMLKSQIQVKEDQERDALEHGQQLRVYREQLQKTVQELQEAHTRCEYLNRQTGEVTQQAHQKEKEVHQLREEMSVMEKRFTQTEVRLQATIAALQQELEQQREEHHKELSALQQTRGQLLKVSDQISSSLRNSQEQLSQRLQQARDQLEEARSSSARLHAQLHSKEQLLQNANETLLIKESEITRLQAKLSSLERATELHNITLRHKPSTPPPLSPPLKDSILHGSPPPSHKNTSARSSISSWQNTFSDTSVELSESLKASVRAAVQLPPSPDQTWQGLSAHEATSATDMSFNPLTYMLDQEQPEEPDLDSLSGMLRFVNQTLALQEQQSLCDTSTHRTGT comes from the exons ATGTTCAGAGGCAACAGGGGGTTGGTAGAGGATGTTGTTTCCTTGAGAAATCAGCTGCGATTAACAGAGAAAAACCTGCAGTCACTGGGGGAACAATTGAG TCAatcaggaaatgacatcattgGTGAGAATAATAACAGAAGTGCAGTTGACGGATTCCCAGGTCGTCTTACTTTAGAAGACCTCCAGAAACCTGATCCTGGACTACCAAGAGGAGCATATTCTCACCCTGAAAAGAGGGCGTGTGCATGTGACTTCAGG TCAGACAGAGACATGGAGACAGAGATGTCTGTACTCAGGAAGAAGCTTATTACCATCAGGCAGGAGAACACTTCTCTGGCCATGGAGAACAGCAAGCTCATCAGTGACATAGAAGCTGCTCAGCTTGAGTTAGTCAGTTCAAAGTCAAAG aTCCGTTTGTTGGGATCCACGTTGGGAGCCAGGACCTCCAGTTTGTCTGACACGAAGGAGCGGATCCTTGGGATCGAGGCAGAACTGGAAACCCAAACCAAAGCTTTAGA GGCTGCAGAGCAGAAGTTGGAAGAAAGAGAACAGACAGTGATGCAGTGTAACCGTCTGGTGGAGAAGCTCAGAGATGAGCTGAGAGTCGTTAAAGCTGAGTTAGCTGAAAGAGCACGTCTGGGAAAACG TGCTGAACAGCAGAGGAACCAAGCACTTCGAAATGCAGAGAAGCTCACAGTGACCTTTAAAGAATACAAAGAGGACGTTTCTGAAAAACTCAGGAAG GTGTTGGAAAGTGAGGGCCAACTCAAAGTCAGTCTGATGGAGtgtgacggagagagagaggagctggAGAGGAAGTGTGCtgagctggagagagagaaagatgatcTATGTCACAACATCTG TGAGCTGAAGGAAGCTCAGAGCCGCTCTGAGTCTCTCTCCACTGAGCATGTGCAGCTGCAGTCTCAGGTTCAGCGGCTCTCAGATCAGCTGCAGAGGAATCTAGCTGACAAGGAAGCTCAGCTGCAGGAGATGGCAGGGCTGAGGAAAGACAACGAGGACCTGCGGCTCCTCACAGCATGTCAAGAGCAGAGGGTAGCTCATGCCCTCAGAGAGAAAGACCAGGACAGGGCCGAGCTGACCAGCCTAGAGAGCATATTGGACTTTCTGCAT AATCGGGAGGGTGCACTGTGTGTGAACccttgtttgctgcctgacttGTCTTACACAAGCACCGCTGAATCTCTCAAACACAAACCTG GTGAACGTTATCAGAAACTATTGGGGGTGCTTCAGAAGGTTGAGATGGAGAAGACTCGGCATGCCAGTGCTGCTCAGGGCCTACAAGAGAGACTGACTAGAGCACAGGAGGAGATCTCCTCACTGCAGACCTCCATCACAGAGAGATCCTCCCACTACCAACAGCTCCATAACCAGCTACTGGACAAAGCTACACAGGCCACCTCCTTAGAGAAAGAG CTAAAAAAGAAGAGTTCGCGCGTGACTGTCCTTGAGAAACAGCTGCAGGAGAAGAGTGCTGCTTATTCACAGGCTGTAATGAAGACCAGCAAGCTTGAACAAGATCTTCTG GAAAAGTCTAGCAGTATTCAGCACTACCAGTCAGTCATGAACAAGAAACAGAAAGAGTACCAGCAGACTATAGAGAAAATCAAGATTGCACAGTCACACAAATGCAAAGAACTGGAGGATAGGATTGAGGTg CTACAGTTGTCTCTGGCTCAGAAACGGACTGAATTTGAGGAACTAGAACAAAATGTGACTGATCTTCACACTGAGAAGCAGCAGTCACAGCAGAGAGCTGCTCTTCTACAGGCTGTTATAGATGAGCTCACTCAG GATTTTGAGGCAAAATCTAAATGCAGTGAAGAGGCGTTTAGAAATGTTGAAGAACAAGCTGCTGACTCTGCTTCAATG GTTAGGAACCTGCAGACTGAACTGTCCTCCTGTAAAGAGGAGCTAAATCGTTATCTCCAGCAGATGGAGGATGTAAAGAAACATCATGATAGACAGCTGGAGCTGAAGAACAGTGAG CTTTGCCAGGTGCAGGAAGAGCTTAAGAGGAATCGTGTGGCTTATCAGAGCTCCAGTGAGGAGAACCTGCAGCTGCAGCACTCTATCCAGAACCAGCACACCATGTTACAGGAGAGCACATTACGTATCGCTCAGCTAGAGGAGAGCCAGAGTCAGCTGCAGACCCAG GTGTCCCAGTTGGAACAAGATTTGGAGAAAGAGCGCACTGCCTTATCTCAGGTTCTGAggaaaagggagagagaggtgGAGGAGGTCACTCAGGAGGTGCAGAAGAAGGAGAGACAGGCTGCAGAGCTCTCCGGCTCCATAAC gcAGCTGAGTTCAGAGATGAGTAAGTGTCGAGTGGAGCTGTCAGACATGGAGCTGGAGCTGTTGCGTTTGAGGAGAGACAGCACCACGAAAGCCTCGCAGCTTAATCAGATGGAGGAGACCCTCAAGGAGACCAAAGGCCTGCTGGATAAGAAGAGTGACATTG tTATGGACCTTGAAGAGAAGCTCCACCGTAGTGAGATGGACAGGAGGAACTCATTGCAGCGGGCGCAGTTGCTGGAGGGACAGTTGCAGGAGGTGCGTGGAGAGCTCGCGGATACCCTGGACCACCTGCAGGAGCTCAGAGACTTGCTGCAACGGACACAGCTGACGTCAGACCAACAACAAGCAACCATCGATAAATTAGCTGCTGAGCTCAG agagaGTCAGAgggagctggaggagaggaaccATGAGGTGCTGGATCTGGACAGTGCATTGAAAGAAAGACAGGGGGAGCTACAGCAGAGAGCGCAGCTG GTGGGGCAGCTGGATTTGGCCATTAAGGAACATAAGTTGGAAATGGAGAAAAATGTGGAGTTTTTACAGGAAGCTCTGGAGAAGAGCCAGAAAGAGCTTAGAGAGAAGGACCAGCAG ATACAGTTCTTGATGGAGAGGCTGGAGATGCTGAAGTCACAGATTCAGGTTAAAGAGGACCAGGAAAGG GATGCTCTTGAACATGGCCAGCAGTTGCGTGTCTATCGTGAGCAGCTCCAGAAGACCGTGCAGGAGCTGCAGGAAGCACATACACGTTGTGAATATCTGAATAGACAGACAGGTGAAGTCACCCAGCAAGCACATCAGAAG GAGAAAGAAGTTCATCAGCTGCGAGAAGAGATGTCTGTGATGGAGAAACGCTTTACACAGACTGAGGTCAGACTCCAGGCCACCATAGCTGCCCTGCAGCAGGAGCTTGAGCAGCAGAGAGAGGAGCACCACAAAGAG CTTTCAGCTCTCCAGCAGACGCGTGGGCAGCTGCTGAAGGTGTCGGATCAGATCTCCAGCAGCTTGCGTAACTCTCAGGAGCAGCTGAGCCAGCGGCTGCAACAGGCCCGAGACCAGCTTGAAGAGGCTAGATCTTCCTCTGCTCGCCTACACGCTCAGCTTCACAGCAAAGAACAGCTCCTACAGAATGCTAATGAGACCCTGCTTATCAAG gAGTCGGAGATCACCCGTCTTCAAGCCAAGCTCTCCAGCTTGGAAAGAGCCACAGAACTACACAACATCACACTTCGTCACAAACCCAGCACTCCTCCccccctctctcctcctctcaaAGACTCTATTCTTCATGGCTCTCCGCCTCCCTCTCACAAAAACACTTCAGCACGTTCCAGCATCTCCTCCTGGCAGAATACCTTCTCTGACACCTCCGTGGAGCTTTCAGAAAGTTTGAAAGCCAGTGTACGGGCTGCAGTGCAGCTGCCCCCCTCCCCAGACCAGACCTGGCAAGGCCTGAGCGCCCACGAGGCCACCTCCGCTACAGACATGTCCTTTAATCCGCTCACGTACATGCTCGACCAAGAACAACCTGAAGAACCAGATCTAGACTCTCTGTCAGGTATGCTGAGGTTTGTTAACCAGACTCTGGCCCTCCAAGAGCAACAATCACTCTGTGACACCAGCACCCACAGAACAG GAACGTAA
- the ccdc18 gene encoding coiled-coil domain-containing protein 18 isoform X1 codes for MFRGNRGLVEDVVSLRNQLRLTEKNLQSLGEQLSQSGNDIIGENNNRSAVDGFPGRLTLEDLQKPDPGLPRGAYSHPEKRACACDFRSDRDMETEMSVLRKKLITIRQENTSLAMENSKLISDIEAAQLELVSSKSKIRLLGSTLGARTSSLSDTKERILGIEAELETQTKALEAAEQKLEEREQTVMQCNRLVEKLRDELRVVKAELAERARLGKRAEQQRNQALRNAEKLTVTFKEYKEDVSEKLRKVLESEGQLKVSLMECDGEREELERKCAELEREKDDLCHNICELKEAQSRSESLSTEHVQLQSQVQRLSDQLQRNLADKEAQLQEMAGLRKDNEDLRLLTACQEQRVAHALREKDQDRAELTSLESILDFLHVRENREGALCVNPCLLPDLSYTSTAESLKHKPGERYQKLLGVLQKVEMEKTRHASAAQGLQERLTRAQEEISSLQTSITERSSHYQQLHNQLLDKATQATSLEKELKKKSSRVTVLEKQLQEKSAAYSQAVMKTSKLEQDLLEKSSSIQHYQSVMNKKQKEYQQTIEKIKIAQSHKCKELEDRIEVLQLSLAQKRTEFEELEQNVTDLHTEKQQSQQRAALLQAVIDELTQDFEAKSKCSEEAFRNVEEQAADSASMVRNLQTELSSCKEELNRYLQQMEDVKKHHDRQLELKNSELCQVQEELKRNRVAYQSSSEENLQLQHSIQNQHTMLQESTLRIAQLEESQSQLQTQVSQLEQDLEKERTALSQVLRKREREVEEVTQEVQKKERQAAELSGSITQLSSEMSKCRVELSDMELELLRLRRDSTTKASQLNQMEETLKETKGLLDKKSDIVMDLEEKLHRSEMDRRNSLQRAQLLEGQLQEVRGELADTLDHLQELRDLLQRTQLTSDQQQATIDKLAAELRESQRELEERNHEVLDLDSALKERQGELQQRAQLVGQLDLAIKEHKLEMEKNVEFLQEALEKSQKELREKDQQIQFLMERLEMLKSQIQVKEDQERDALEHGQQLRVYREQLQKTVQELQEAHTRCEYLNRQTGEVTQQAHQKEKEVHQLREEMSVMEKRFTQTEVRLQATIAALQQELEQQREEHHKELSALQQTRGQLLKVSDQISSSLRNSQEQLSQRLQQARDQLEEARSSSARLHAQLHSKEQLLQNANETLLIKESEITRLQAKLSSLERATELHNITLRHKPSTPPPLSPPLKDSILHGSPPPSHKNTSARSSISSWQNTFSDTSVELSESLKASVRAAVQLPPSPDQTWQGLSAHEATSATDMSFNPLTYMLDQEQPEEPDLDSLSGMLRFVNQTLALQEQQSLCDTSTHRTGT; via the exons ATGTTCAGAGGCAACAGGGGGTTGGTAGAGGATGTTGTTTCCTTGAGAAATCAGCTGCGATTAACAGAGAAAAACCTGCAGTCACTGGGGGAACAATTGAG TCAatcaggaaatgacatcattgGTGAGAATAATAACAGAAGTGCAGTTGACGGATTCCCAGGTCGTCTTACTTTAGAAGACCTCCAGAAACCTGATCCTGGACTACCAAGAGGAGCATATTCTCACCCTGAAAAGAGGGCGTGTGCATGTGACTTCAGG TCAGACAGAGACATGGAGACAGAGATGTCTGTACTCAGGAAGAAGCTTATTACCATCAGGCAGGAGAACACTTCTCTGGCCATGGAGAACAGCAAGCTCATCAGTGACATAGAAGCTGCTCAGCTTGAGTTAGTCAGTTCAAAGTCAAAG aTCCGTTTGTTGGGATCCACGTTGGGAGCCAGGACCTCCAGTTTGTCTGACACGAAGGAGCGGATCCTTGGGATCGAGGCAGAACTGGAAACCCAAACCAAAGCTTTAGA GGCTGCAGAGCAGAAGTTGGAAGAAAGAGAACAGACAGTGATGCAGTGTAACCGTCTGGTGGAGAAGCTCAGAGATGAGCTGAGAGTCGTTAAAGCTGAGTTAGCTGAAAGAGCACGTCTGGGAAAACG TGCTGAACAGCAGAGGAACCAAGCACTTCGAAATGCAGAGAAGCTCACAGTGACCTTTAAAGAATACAAAGAGGACGTTTCTGAAAAACTCAGGAAG GTGTTGGAAAGTGAGGGCCAACTCAAAGTCAGTCTGATGGAGtgtgacggagagagagaggagctggAGAGGAAGTGTGCtgagctggagagagagaaagatgatcTATGTCACAACATCTG TGAGCTGAAGGAAGCTCAGAGCCGCTCTGAGTCTCTCTCCACTGAGCATGTGCAGCTGCAGTCTCAGGTTCAGCGGCTCTCAGATCAGCTGCAGAGGAATCTAGCTGACAAGGAAGCTCAGCTGCAGGAGATGGCAGGGCTGAGGAAAGACAACGAGGACCTGCGGCTCCTCACAGCATGTCAAGAGCAGAGGGTAGCTCATGCCCTCAGAGAGAAAGACCAGGACAGGGCCGAGCTGACCAGCCTAGAGAGCATATTGGACTTTCTGCATGTGAGAGAG AATCGGGAGGGTGCACTGTGTGTGAACccttgtttgctgcctgacttGTCTTACACAAGCACCGCTGAATCTCTCAAACACAAACCTG GTGAACGTTATCAGAAACTATTGGGGGTGCTTCAGAAGGTTGAGATGGAGAAGACTCGGCATGCCAGTGCTGCTCAGGGCCTACAAGAGAGACTGACTAGAGCACAGGAGGAGATCTCCTCACTGCAGACCTCCATCACAGAGAGATCCTCCCACTACCAACAGCTCCATAACCAGCTACTGGACAAAGCTACACAGGCCACCTCCTTAGAGAAAGAG CTAAAAAAGAAGAGTTCGCGCGTGACTGTCCTTGAGAAACAGCTGCAGGAGAAGAGTGCTGCTTATTCACAGGCTGTAATGAAGACCAGCAAGCTTGAACAAGATCTTCTG GAAAAGTCTAGCAGTATTCAGCACTACCAGTCAGTCATGAACAAGAAACAGAAAGAGTACCAGCAGACTATAGAGAAAATCAAGATTGCACAGTCACACAAATGCAAAGAACTGGAGGATAGGATTGAGGTg CTACAGTTGTCTCTGGCTCAGAAACGGACTGAATTTGAGGAACTAGAACAAAATGTGACTGATCTTCACACTGAGAAGCAGCAGTCACAGCAGAGAGCTGCTCTTCTACAGGCTGTTATAGATGAGCTCACTCAG GATTTTGAGGCAAAATCTAAATGCAGTGAAGAGGCGTTTAGAAATGTTGAAGAACAAGCTGCTGACTCTGCTTCAATG GTTAGGAACCTGCAGACTGAACTGTCCTCCTGTAAAGAGGAGCTAAATCGTTATCTCCAGCAGATGGAGGATGTAAAGAAACATCATGATAGACAGCTGGAGCTGAAGAACAGTGAG CTTTGCCAGGTGCAGGAAGAGCTTAAGAGGAATCGTGTGGCTTATCAGAGCTCCAGTGAGGAGAACCTGCAGCTGCAGCACTCTATCCAGAACCAGCACACCATGTTACAGGAGAGCACATTACGTATCGCTCAGCTAGAGGAGAGCCAGAGTCAGCTGCAGACCCAG GTGTCCCAGTTGGAACAAGATTTGGAGAAAGAGCGCACTGCCTTATCTCAGGTTCTGAggaaaagggagagagaggtgGAGGAGGTCACTCAGGAGGTGCAGAAGAAGGAGAGACAGGCTGCAGAGCTCTCCGGCTCCATAAC gcAGCTGAGTTCAGAGATGAGTAAGTGTCGAGTGGAGCTGTCAGACATGGAGCTGGAGCTGTTGCGTTTGAGGAGAGACAGCACCACGAAAGCCTCGCAGCTTAATCAGATGGAGGAGACCCTCAAGGAGACCAAAGGCCTGCTGGATAAGAAGAGTGACATTG tTATGGACCTTGAAGAGAAGCTCCACCGTAGTGAGATGGACAGGAGGAACTCATTGCAGCGGGCGCAGTTGCTGGAGGGACAGTTGCAGGAGGTGCGTGGAGAGCTCGCGGATACCCTGGACCACCTGCAGGAGCTCAGAGACTTGCTGCAACGGACACAGCTGACGTCAGACCAACAACAAGCAACCATCGATAAATTAGCTGCTGAGCTCAG agagaGTCAGAgggagctggaggagaggaaccATGAGGTGCTGGATCTGGACAGTGCATTGAAAGAAAGACAGGGGGAGCTACAGCAGAGAGCGCAGCTG GTGGGGCAGCTGGATTTGGCCATTAAGGAACATAAGTTGGAAATGGAGAAAAATGTGGAGTTTTTACAGGAAGCTCTGGAGAAGAGCCAGAAAGAGCTTAGAGAGAAGGACCAGCAG ATACAGTTCTTGATGGAGAGGCTGGAGATGCTGAAGTCACAGATTCAGGTTAAAGAGGACCAGGAAAGG GATGCTCTTGAACATGGCCAGCAGTTGCGTGTCTATCGTGAGCAGCTCCAGAAGACCGTGCAGGAGCTGCAGGAAGCACATACACGTTGTGAATATCTGAATAGACAGACAGGTGAAGTCACCCAGCAAGCACATCAGAAG GAGAAAGAAGTTCATCAGCTGCGAGAAGAGATGTCTGTGATGGAGAAACGCTTTACACAGACTGAGGTCAGACTCCAGGCCACCATAGCTGCCCTGCAGCAGGAGCTTGAGCAGCAGAGAGAGGAGCACCACAAAGAG CTTTCAGCTCTCCAGCAGACGCGTGGGCAGCTGCTGAAGGTGTCGGATCAGATCTCCAGCAGCTTGCGTAACTCTCAGGAGCAGCTGAGCCAGCGGCTGCAACAGGCCCGAGACCAGCTTGAAGAGGCTAGATCTTCCTCTGCTCGCCTACACGCTCAGCTTCACAGCAAAGAACAGCTCCTACAGAATGCTAATGAGACCCTGCTTATCAAG gAGTCGGAGATCACCCGTCTTCAAGCCAAGCTCTCCAGCTTGGAAAGAGCCACAGAACTACACAACATCACACTTCGTCACAAACCCAGCACTCCTCCccccctctctcctcctctcaaAGACTCTATTCTTCATGGCTCTCCGCCTCCCTCTCACAAAAACACTTCAGCACGTTCCAGCATCTCCTCCTGGCAGAATACCTTCTCTGACACCTCCGTGGAGCTTTCAGAAAGTTTGAAAGCCAGTGTACGGGCTGCAGTGCAGCTGCCCCCCTCCCCAGACCAGACCTGGCAAGGCCTGAGCGCCCACGAGGCCACCTCCGCTACAGACATGTCCTTTAATCCGCTCACGTACATGCTCGACCAAGAACAACCTGAAGAACCAGATCTAGACTCTCTGTCAGGTATGCTGAGGTTTGTTAACCAGACTCTGGCCCTCCAAGAGCAACAATCACTCTGTGACACCAGCACCCACAGAACAG GAACGTAA